The genome window CCTCCTCCGTGAATAACTTGAGCTTCTCCCCGGAAACACCAACGGACTGGGTCCAGGAGTTGAGGGTGATATCCAGGGTTCCAGACATTAGCCCCTGGAGCACCACCCGTTTGAGCCCCGAAAACCTCTTCTCCATGTACGCCCCGCTGTTGGGGTAACCCACTAATATATGGAAGATAGTGATTTCATTATCTCCGGGCTTCATGTTCACAGGCATCCGAAAGTCGAACCCCTTCTCGATGTTACTGCCGTGGTTGGACCCCACGTATTCCCCGTTCACAAACGCAAGCAGGGCGTGGCCCCTACTCCTAATTTCCAGGACAGGGAGGATGTCGGACCTCATGGGCAGGTCGCGTTTGTTAAGCGTGATCCTCGTACTGTACCAGGCGTAATCCGTGGTATCTTTTGTCAAGGTGTACAACTCCAATGGGGACTGGGACTTCAAGGACAAGCTATCGTGTTTGGGAATGCTTTCATGGAACATCTCCCATTTAAGATTAGTGGCCACCTTGGACGGCACGAAGTTCCGGGCATTGTGCTGGGAAACCACGTTTTGGGTGTTGAAAATCACGTTCTTGCAGTCCGGGAGAAGGCTGATGGACCTGGCAGGAAGGTAGTATTCTGTGCCCCTGAAATTAATGGAGTTTGGCTTTGCGGTATTGTTGTTGGTCAAGAAAGCAGCACAGAGTTTAAGGTTTGTATTCTCGAAGGTAATGATTTCGAGATCAGTGCTGATTTTCTTGACAGTTGGGGATCCCCAGAGCAAAGGCTTTTTGGATAATTTCAAAGCTCTGTGGCAATCTCTGAGATGGCTCCATTTTGGGTCCCTGTAAAGCCCGTATTGATCAAGAGGGCCTTCATCGTAATAGCCGGTGGAAACGAAAGAGGACCCCGTTCTACCATAATTATTCCCGCCAAAGTACATGTAATAGTTGACGTATGTTCCGTTCTTGGCGTAGAAACGCGTAACAGAAAACGCGAGATCTTCGGCGGATCTCTGGGAGGGAGGGTCTCCGAAGACTCGGTACTGAGCCGTCCAGTTTTCCGTCCACATAAACGGCTTGTTAGGGCCGTTTGGACCGGGGAAAGTATCGCCGCACTGTCGCCCATTGCAGGTGTTGATCACCGAGGAGGGAGCTTCCTTTTGCTTGCACATGATCCATGGGACTTCGTTGTATAGACCCACCGCCAATTCTGCTGCCCAGTGGATATATTTTATTCCCAATTCTCTGTACGCAGCCGCCACGTTGCTGTACTCGTTCTCGATCTGAGCCATAATGATGGGCCCTCCTTGCGGTGCGAATAATTTCTCCTTTTTCATCATATCTACCACCATCACCACAAACTTCTTCATGTGATTCTGCATCCATGCAACCAATAACCatcaattttaattctattatattCTACCCCAGGGTGTGCACTGTGATCGACTTTAATTGGCCTACCAGTAAACCAGCTGGTTGCCCATGGTATTCAGGGTGGGTCCAAAGGTAGGATTTATAGGCCCCgagcgaaattaaaaaaaaaaatttgtttccagtgtttatttatttttcttttttcacttcaaataaaatgtttttttaggtaacattatataaaaaaattattataaaatcaatCTTATAAGCTCCCTATAGAGATAGGTCCTGGGCAGGTGCCCACTCTGAATGACCTCAGTTCAAAGCAAAAAGGTTGGAATTTAAACTCATGCCCTTGTTATAAGTTTACAGGAGGACGGCGACCGGCTTACCATAAATGGCTCGTTGTAGCTACGGAAGATGATGTTAGGAACCTCCTTCATCCAGTATGGGAATCCTCTGCTCCCACCATATCAATAAGTAAACaccattaatatatatagagagagaaatctaaatttaaaaaaatatatgcatTCAATTGAGTACCCCAAGTTCCATTCAGCCTCGAGGTAGGGTCCAACCCTTAGTGTGACGTACATACCCATATCCCCAATCATCCTGATGAATTTCACTACGTCATTATTACCTTCGAAGTTGAACTGCAAAcacccacatatatatatataagtacagTACCTATACATGCACATATaatctctctctcacacacacatgtatatgtatacatacttGGCCTTGAACTGGTTCATGAATGTTCCAGAAGATATAAGTCTGGATGACATTCAAACCTCCCTCTTTAGCTTTTCTGAGGATGTCTGGCCACACCTGCCAACATTTAATAACCTCAGTAATTGCAAACACAAacaaatactccctctgtctcacACAATAATAGTAGTTTCTCAaaacattattaaatattaaattaaaaaaaatcttcttattaatcaaattagacATATAAAATAGATcgaagagaatatatatatatatatatatattcaggtaATTGaataacaacatatatatacatatatacctcAGTAGGCATACGAGGATAGTGAATGGAGCCTGAGAAGAAGATTTCTCTGGCTCCACCAATGATTAAAGATCTTTTATCATACGTCACAGTCTTGCTATGGTTACCCACTACTGTGCTCGCAGCCAACATCCATAGCAGACCCACCACAAGAACACAACTTGCCCTACCCATTCCCCAATgctttactgtttttttttaatgatataataattattgtattttcATTTGATATCTTGCACTATCAAATCAACAATGATAGTATGCATATTTTatctttgtatatatttatatatagatacataggTAGAAAAGATAACTAAAATCTACTTGGTTGCCTGAACTTGAGGATCTCCATTTCTTGTTGTCGTTGAACATTTCTGTTAATAGACTTCCTAGGAATAGGATCTAGTACGGTTATATAGCCAAAGCAATTCAAAGaagatttttttataattaataagttttaattaattaattattaggaCATACCAGCCCCACAAtatcattaatattttaatcttttaattaacCAGATTAGCCTTTTTTTTAATGTCCCCCACTGGAGATTGATGAtattattcattatattttatattatattattcaaaaatcaCCTTAAATTAACTAATAGATGGTCAAGATTCAAACAAATAgataatttttaacaaaatattaaagcATTTAATCTTTAATGAATATTTCATAACGCCCATTTAAGAAAAGTATTAGCTATATGTGAATCCAAGCAAGTCTTAGCTCATGGTATTACGCCCATTGTAATTTAAGGTTACCTTCACTCATGTAattttttctcatttatttactCAATCACTCTACATTCATGTAATTCtctatcatatttaaaaaatgatcttaccatagtccacacaataatttgtcgagATTCAGATAgtctaatatttattattattactagttttatacgcgcatgggttaatgcccaatgtttatatttaaataaatatttgaaagtatatcaatgtaagattatataggagaagtttatacatgggtaattgaatgtcgaattttttttatttaaatatctaactcaaagtatatgattccaagataatatagaaattcattataattattactaaataaatgtttgcaaccttgaaattcattataattattactaaataaatgtttgcaaccttgtaaaatcgatagtctaaatataaataaatgtttgcaaccttgtaaaatcgatagtctaaatattaataaatgtttgcaaccttgtaaaatcgatagtctaaatatttggtctaaaaatgatagtctaaataaatactacttttcatttgaatttttctaacagttcttaattctcttttgagtaacattgtcattttcttcatttttattatttgttctcttcctttttgttggtagtgtgttatttgcaattcgattattgttggtagcatagatgacaacgtcatgcaatgagattatgatataagagttatggactttcctttaggtgttctgcttggggttgaTTTGGTTCAACCagtattgttgaatgagttattgtcgataaagaaatccctagtttaagaaaaaaattaaataaattaataaaattttgaaaatttaaaatattatatattcaaagataatatttgaatattatCTTGTCCTCACCCTCTTGTCCAGCGCCATCTGCTGCAAGGAGAAGAATTCCTCCTTTGTCTTAGAGCTTCTTCCATCCGTGAGCTTCCCTCTtctcttcttatttttctttttctttcctttcttcttttcccttttttttttttttaaaaaaaaaaattttctctTCCTTTGCTTCTTGATTGAcagtgttgttattgttattgtgttGTTTGGGTTTTGGGTTGCTATTTTCATCTcccaaaataattttgaatgaaGTTTATGAGCTCAAAATCTGttaatgtgtgtgtgttggagttgttggtgtttattttgataaataaatagaCTATTTTACTACAAAAATTCGTGGATGATATCAAATATGGTGATGTTTGGCTTCTATGATTGGTGTATAGTTTTGCTTCAAATGTTTGGAGGAATTAATGTTTCTTGAGGTGATTTTGAAGAGCTGTCTGTCgtgtgttgttgtctgttgtttgcGCAGGGAACAAAAACCAATACCCCCTTTTCATTAAATGacatttatgaaaaatatgtgTATGTGATTCATAAATTATTGGGATTAGGAGTGTTCTAATTTGAAATGGAATTGTGTATATGCACACTTATGTTTTGAGATTATATACACAACTTATGTTATAACTATGGAGTTATGTATTTTATTACAAGAGCATGTGCGATGATGGGTTGTGTATACtatgatgttttgaaaattgtaTTTGGATAGCCTAAAGGCAAAATATTGTGAATATTATAATTGTATTCTATTTTGAAAGGATAAAGTATACAAATGTATGTATTTTGGgaggatatatgtttaaaaatacaaatatatatatattggaggaCTTGAGATTTGTGGCCTAATTCCCCATGTTGGAATTACCCATTAGAAAACATCTTGGGTAATTATTTGAGGGGCAACCGGGTAGAAAACATCATGGGTCGACTGGTTTATTGGTGGCTTTTGCACTTGTTAGGTGTGCATCTGGTTTGTGAGCCCTTGCTTGTTGGGCAAGTAATTTGTCCTTATACTTCATGATTTCTATGTGACTTGTTGCTCTGTGCTAGTTGTCTCTTGTGTGCATAGAATTTGTAGGGTGAGTGTAACCTTGAGGAGTGTTGACTGAGGCGTTGTTTCTGTAGTATTAAGGTGTAGACGTTATGCCGCCACGAAAGGGCGTCAGGTCCCCTAGCACTCCTAAGGCTGAGGTTCCTACTGCCACCGAGCTTGCCACCGAGCTAGCCCACTGCCTACAGCAGTTAACCCAGCTGACCCAAGCTATCGGGAATGCTCTTCTTAATGGCAACAATGGGGGTGACGTGATGGAGAGGATGGCTTGGTTCCATCCACCGAGTTTTCTGGNTTactaaataaatgtttgcaaccttgtaaaatcgatagtctaaatatttggtctaaaaatgatagtctaaataaatactacttttcatttgaatttttctaacagttcttaattctcttttgagtaacattgtcattttcttcatttttattatttgttctcttcctttttgttggtagtgtgttatttgcaattcgattattgttggtagcatagatgacaacgtcatgcaatgagattatgatataagagttatggactttcctttaggtgt of Ipomoea triloba cultivar NCNSP0323 chromosome 3, ASM357664v1 contains these proteins:
- the LOC116013054 gene encoding beta-galactosidase 13-like — its product is MGRASCVLVVGLLWMLAASTVVGNHSKTVTYDKRSLIIGGAREIFFSGSIHYPRMPTEVWPDILRKAKEGGLNVIQTYIFWNIHEPVQGQFNFEGNNDVVKFIRMIGDMGMYVTLRVGPYLEAEWNLGGFPYWMKEVPNIIFRSYNEPFMNHMKKFVVMVVDMMKKEKLFAPQGGPIIMAQIENEYSNVAAAYRELGIKYIHWAAELAVGLYNEVPWIMCKQKEAPSSVINTCNGRQCGDTFPGPNGPNKPFMWTENWTAQYRVFGDPPSQRSAEDLAFSVTRFYAKNGTYVNYYMYFGGNNYGRTGSSFVSTGYYDEGPLDQYGLYRDPKWSHLRDCHRALKLSKKPLLWGSPTVKKISTDLEIITFENTNLKLCAAFLTNNNTAKPNSINFRGTEYYLPARSISLLPDCKNVIFNTQNVVSQHNARNFVPSKVATNLKWEMFHESIPKHDSLSLKSQSPLELYTLTKDTTDYAWYSTRITLNKRDLPMRSDILPVLEIRSRGHALLAFVNGEYVGSNHGSNIEKGFDFRMPVNMKPGDNEITIFHILVGYPNSGAYMEKRFSGLKRVVLQGLMSGTLDITLNSWTQSVGVSGEKLKLFTEEGSEKVKWSPAGKVHPPLTWYKTYFDVPEGNDPVAVRTNNMAKGMVWINGKSIGRYWVAFLSPLGQPTQSEYHIPRTYLKPKNNLMVVFEEIGGDPQGVEVMLVNRDTICSYISEYYPSNVKSWERKGDEFRSVSDDLKPTVRLSCPDDKVMKKIEFAEYGDPEGVCGNYFPGNCTFPNADKIVEKACLGKSQCKIPVDKSLFEEGGKDLCPNIYKSLAVQAKCGRQGKDD